CTGGTACGCACTCCACGACTTCCGGACCATCGACTGGGACGCGTGGCGAGACGCCCCCGAGCGCGAACGCGAACGGGCACTCGACGACGGCGTCTCGTTCCTTCGCGAGCGCGTGGACGTGGCCGACGCCGAGGAAGGCTCTTCGGCAGTGTTCACGATTCTCGGCCACAAGGCCGACCTGCTCGTACTGCACTTCCGACCGACGATGGCGCAGTTGGACACCGCCGAACGGGCCTTCGAGGACACCGAATTCGCAGGCTACACCGAGCAGACGAGTTCCTACGTCTCGGTCACCGAGGTCGGCGGCTACACCTCCGAGGAGATGACCAAGGACCCCGCAGATATCGAGGAGACGGGGATGGCTCGCTACGTCGAGAGTAAACTCTACCCCGAGATTCCCGACAGCGAGTTCGTCTGCTTCTACCCCATGAACAAGCGTCGCCAACCGGAGCAGAACTGGTACGACCTGCCGTTCGACGAGCGTGCGGAGATGCTCGGCACCCACGGCGACATCGGCAAGACCTACGCCGGACAGGTCACGCAGGTCATCAGCGGCTCCATCGGCCTCGACGACTTCGAGTGGGGCGTGGACCTGTTCAGCAACGACCCGACGCACATCAAGGAACTGCTGTACGAACTGCGCTTCGACGAGAGCAGTTCGAAGTACGCCGAGTTCGGCCAGTTCTACTTCGGTCGCCAGTTCGACCCCGAGGACCTCTCGGCGTTCATGGCTGGCGAGACGGTGCCCGCAGAGGACGAGGACGGCCATCATCACCACGCCGAAAGCGGTCAGCACCACGGTGAGAGCAATGGCCATCATCACGGCGACGATGGCAAGGGCAGTGGGCACCATCACGGCGATGATGGCGAAGGTGGTCACCACGGCGACGAGAGCCACCACGACCACGGCGACGACTCCGAGAACATCCGCGGCGAACTCGAAGACTTAGACATCTACGCGGGTCAGCCCCATGGCGAGGACGTGTACGCGATGGTGCTGTACTCGGAGGCCGACCCCGACGAACTCTTCGAAGAGGTCGATGGCCTGCGAAAGAACTTCGACCACTACGACACGCACGTGAAGACGGCAGTCTACAATGCTGAGGACGCCGACCGCTCGGCGGTCGTCAGCATCTGGGACACTCAGAGCGCGGCCGACACAGCAGGTGGCTTCTTGGCCGACCTGCCGGGAATCGTCGGTCGAGCAGGAGAAGGTGCAGGCTTCGGCACGATGGGGATGTTCTACACCGTCAAACCCGAACACCGCGAGGACTTCACCGAGAAGTTCGCCACCGTCGGCGGCGTCTTAGAAGACATGGACGGCCACGTCCAGACCGACCTGCTCGCCAACCTCGAAGACGAGAACGACATGTTCATCGCCAGCGAGTGGGAGTCCAAGGAGAAAGCGATGGGCTTCTTCCGCAGCGACGCCTTCAGCGACACCGTCGAGTGGGGCCGCGACATTCTGGCTGACCGACCGCGACACGTGTTCTTGGCGTAGGTGTCGGCCACCGCTTTCGTACTACGCTCCCTGCGCGTTCGAATTCCTGTTAATGTTTTACTACGAACGTAACTCGCTCTCGGGAGATACTGACCCGTACCGCCGGAACCAAAACCCCCATGAAGACAGACTGAGAAGTAACGGGATAGCAAACATCTGGAGGATCTCATGACTAAACGACACGTAACCCTCCCGGACGAGATGGAGGACGGATTGGCCGAGTTTATCGCGGAGGTGGACGAGCGACTGTCGAATTCGGGTCCCGGAAACCCCGGAAAGATGTGCGAGGTGGTCGAAGAGGTGCTGGTAGACCTCCACGGCGACCGCGAGGCATACAACCGCTGGCAGGCGGGCGAGTCGGTCTCGCCAGCAGAGCGCGTGCGCTTGCAGAGCTACGACCCGTGCAACGCGACGCTCGAAAGCGAGTACTACGCCGAGAAGGACGAGGAGGAGTTCAAACGCTCGAAGCACCTCCAGTGGCTCTGGCGGCAGTTCGACGCGACGCCGATGGCCGACAACGTCGCGTTCGCGCTCCGATTCCGCGCGATGCTCGCCGACCATTTCTTCGAAGAGTGCGGAGAGGACTGCCGATTCTTCAAGGGCATCACGTTCACCTACGGGCACAACATCACTATCGGCGACAACGCCGTCGTCCACGACGACGTGCATCTAGACGACCGCGGGAAGCTGACCATCGGCGACCGCGTGTCCATCTCGGACGACGCCCACATCTACAGCCACGACCACGACATCGTGGACCAGACGGAAGTGACAAACTTCCACACCGTCGTCGAAGACGACGTGCGCCTGACCTACGACTCGATGGTGAAGGCGGGCGTCAGAGTCGGCGAGAACGCGGTCGTCGGCGCGAAGTCCATCGTCCAGAAGGACGTGCCCGCTCACCACATCGTCGCGGGCACGCCCGCGAAGAGTCTGAAAATCAAGCCCGGTTGGGAAGCGGTCGCGGAACCGATAGAGGACGCGGGCGAGAACCGCAAAGACGAACGGAAAATCGAGGACCACGTCCCAGACGACCTCGACGTGTTCGACGAGTTCCAGCGCGACCTGAACCCGCCGAACTAATCCTCCTGTGCCGTCGCCCGCGTGGCCGTCGCTTTGAACGAGGCGACGACTTTTGACCCGACGTGCAAGTCTAACTTCTCGACGCTCGATTTCGTCACCAGCGCGGCGAGCGACGACTGTCCGTCGCGCTCACCGTTCACTGTCTCACTGTCACCGTCCAGAGTCACCACCACGCGCGCGACCGCTTGCCCTTCCTCAAGCACCGAAACCGTTCCCGAAAACCGGTTTCGAGCGCTCGTCGCGGATTCCGGGGGCGCGTCGTCCGGCGCGTGCAAGGTCACTGCGTCGGCCCGAACGCTGAGTTGCACTTTACTGTTGCTTACCCCGCTCGCCCTGCTCGGAACCAGCGCGCGCACTCGTCCCGCATCCGTCTCGATGGTCGCTAACTCGCCGTCTCGGTCCACGATGCGTCCCGAAAGGACCGTCTCCTCGACTTCAGCGGTGCCCGTAAATTCTGTGCGAACGCGTTCGAATCGCGC
The sequence above is a segment of the Halorussus halophilus genome. Coding sequences within it:
- a CDS encoding acyltransferase; protein product: MTKRHVTLPDEMEDGLAEFIAEVDERLSNSGPGNPGKMCEVVEEVLVDLHGDREAYNRWQAGESVSPAERVRLQSYDPCNATLESEYYAEKDEEEFKRSKHLQWLWRQFDATPMADNVAFALRFRAMLADHFFEECGEDCRFFKGITFTYGHNITIGDNAVVHDDVHLDDRGKLTIGDRVSISDDAHIYSHDHDIVDQTEVTNFHTVVEDDVRLTYDSMVKAGVRVGENAVVGAKSIVQKDVPAHHIVAGTPAKSLKIKPGWEAVAEPIEDAGENRKDERKIEDHVPDDLDVFDEFQRDLNPPN
- a CDS encoding TOBE domain-containing protein: MDDGGLDTGFDAHLHADGVQFADDDARLLRAVDEEGSLNRAADALGRSYSRAHQRLTELEESFGPLVARQRGGSGGGGSQLTDEARELLARFERVRTEFTGTAEVEETVLSGRIVDRDGELATIETDAGRVRALVPSRASGVSNSKVQLSVRADAVTLHAPDDAPPESATSARNRFSGTVSVLEEGQAVARVVVTLDGDSETVNGERDGQSSLAALVTKSSVEKLDLHVGSKVVASFKATATRATAQED
- a CDS encoding heme-binding protein, translated to MTREMPATNEGWYALHDFRTIDWDAWRDAPERERERALDDGVSFLRERVDVADAEEGSSAVFTILGHKADLLVLHFRPTMAQLDTAERAFEDTEFAGYTEQTSSYVSVTEVGGYTSEEMTKDPADIEETGMARYVESKLYPEIPDSEFVCFYPMNKRRQPEQNWYDLPFDERAEMLGTHGDIGKTYAGQVTQVISGSIGLDDFEWGVDLFSNDPTHIKELLYELRFDESSSKYAEFGQFYFGRQFDPEDLSAFMAGETVPAEDEDGHHHHAESGQHHGESNGHHHGDDGKGSGHHHGDDGEGGHHGDESHHDHGDDSENIRGELEDLDIYAGQPHGEDVYAMVLYSEADPDELFEEVDGLRKNFDHYDTHVKTAVYNAEDADRSAVVSIWDTQSAADTAGGFLADLPGIVGRAGEGAGFGTMGMFYTVKPEHREDFTEKFATVGGVLEDMDGHVQTDLLANLEDENDMFIASEWESKEKAMGFFRSDAFSDTVEWGRDILADRPRHVFLA